One Plasmodium relictum strain SGS1 genome assembly, chromosome: 2 genomic region harbors:
- a CDS encoding bromodomain protein, putative — METRRKFREKITKLKDLEENKINEKNDEIKTSNESSNENIIESGLIERTNKKKDKKEEKHMKINVNTISNEKIENNEKSKNEEKNKNDDGINYPSNIIKDNKSKNNNNNDKNKKNNKSNISVKNESFEDSEMYKKKKSREKEDFKSKKRINQIKKSHDFANLDINNNNQEKNNEHITKRNENEETHEKRKKEKELDNNSISKKKNEIEISKNKKKKDTEIYANGSMHKKNILENSIRGKNSCSMTKKKNIDYNNKNDCVDIINNREFTDSKRESNKLLKIEEEMEISDKKEDIEESYKKNEINDYYQENNETDDLNKRKDKLNELYKKDEVTNIIWDGTSNLNKHDEMIHMTKKNDICNINEKDETITIKENQLSLDKMIEFKYENEVNNNINVSRNTNIEEFNNKNKLKNNQNEKKNLTNENAKESKGYESFLNRSIKRRLSQILDNMKKKQIFQMFNNSDDYTSICFENKEENKKLNIENEKNNNVKNGENEDNNNNNNKENENVGELKTNNFSQNINIDIIYNKLHYNFYKNEYEFNDDMFSIFNNIKRIIEFTDNEEEQMNLFNLRTNALKDYENEFYKMLISIRGTKDAKKFITSQKQYNNEEEKYFSKVLISVNKDEKKENKNKVNSNEKIVKNNRTKQNISSKKKESEVKRVIKKEINKNEKSSPLKKSTSNIEKITLCKENNKEMDFSLSINSNLCNIKIDNEIKKENFNETNKNEMNYEINNNLTYNEKNNNKKKINEENKEILKDDINNKKKENTKITKSVVKENKNKKTDIVNKELNKLKEIEINESMNSEKNEKTIEKKNENENENLKEEKKDSLNNDKTGKTEIKRILNQWEKILRDNILKLLKNDSNSFYFKIPVLEDKSISDNIKEEYKMKIKKPMDYTTISKNLYDGIYKRPIDFYSDMKLIYKNCLDFNPGISENQYIIDAAKSSDEKFDNLWNKWKEKIFNNYCDLNNNVFNLSYYLEFFKKITKKKKKYSSIYAMWIDYLISNNIKLSDFCKLRNFKIKELNEKSKSKVDLNDINLKDYKKLNKNNLLFYIFKEEYQNILNLKKEEKITKNADEEEIINKKDIGGKQENNKIKIILRDSKIEQTCGIKLKGKQNNLLTKIFKEKKKKKKNIVFFEENVFDNYLDNKKSCMIRCDKNVFITDCFYYKNIFKNLDEFLDENLKEENIKDILKSETLGNDSNNVENCIHDETSIIPVLNRENEERNENAEGKIINENVSFTQHNNKLDEINNNNNSNCLNKKSEETCNIYSSKYNNKDENDDISSSAHNNVKNEKKLFLNNKKIYFNLKKKEINKIICKEFQDDYEESSSEHSIPHEKTIQEKDSLNDLEKINTKQNFAFNINDQVINNNYINSTSTNNYNINSHSLCSDSFIELNEFKNLNYKKEKSQFCNKRKIHEENTNDTLNNVKKCKNITEINCSEINKLDLNNSNNVETKDNNKDAYNHIKNSDDSVLFNISNKNFFNFNILFEKNKKLKEEFFLKNQIIEKTLLLNLEMEYTKFVDTSFFPVSNTYFYNHYFDDNFFFFIRSRFKLDLFIKIQRKNIFLSQERYFEFLKIHLMNKCRQNSDIKFYLSNYSPNADDTLIQFLEKCFKNLNSDYGTSNSLRLYDAANEISFLLSQIRIYIKEIDILLRLDIDKKTNITTISILKKKLL; from the exons atggaaACAAGAAGAAAATTTAGAGAAAAGATAACAAAACTGAAAgatttagaagaaaataaaataaatgaaaaaaatgatgaaataaaaacaagTAATGAAAGTTCGAATGAGAATATAATCGAATCAGGCTTGATAGAaagaacaaataaaaaaaaagataaaaaagaagaaaagcacatgaaaataaatgtaaatacaataagtaatgaaaaaattgaaaataatgaaaaatcaaaaaatgaagaaaaaaataaaaatgatgacGGAATAAATTATCCAAgcaatattataaaagataataaaagtaaaaacaataacaataatgataaaaataaaaaaaataataaatctaATATTTCTGTTAAAAATGAATCATTTGAAGATTCAGAAAtgtacaaaaaaaagaagtcaagagaaaaagaagattTCAAAtcaaaaaagagaattaatcAAATAAAGAAATCACATGATTTTGCAAATTtagatattaataataataatcaagaaaaaaataacgaACATATCacaaaaagaaatgaaaatgaagagaCACAtgaaaagagaaaaaaagaaaaagaattagataataatagtataagtaaaaaaaagaatgaaatTGAAATTtctaagaataaaaaaaaaaaagataccGAAATTTATGCAAATGGAAGTATGCACAAAAAGAACATTTTAGAAAATTCTATAAGAGGAAAAAATTCCTGTAGtatgacaaaaaaaaaaaatattgattataataataaaaatgattgtgtggatataattaataacaGAGAGTTCACTGATAGCAAAAGAGAATCAAATAAACTTCTTAAAATAGAAGAAGAAATGGAAATTTcagataaaaaagaagatatagaagaatcatataaaaaaaatgaaattaatgatTACTATCAAGAAAATAACGAAACAGATGATTtgaataaaagaaaagataaattaaatgaattatataaaaaagacgAAGTAACTAACATAATTTGGGATGGGACaagtaatttaaataagCATGATGAAATGATTCATATGACTaagaaaaatgatatatgtaatataaatgaaaaagatgaaaCAATAACTATTAAAGAAAATCAATTATCATTGGATAAGATGATCGAATTTAAATACGAAAATGAAGtaaataataacataaatGTTAGTAGAAATACAAATATAGaagaatttaataataaaaacaaattaaaaaataaccagaatgaaaaaaaaaatttaacaaatGAAAACGCAAAAGAAAGTAAGGGATATGAATCTTTTTTAAACAGAagtattaaaagaagattaTCTCAAATATTAgataatatgaaaaagaaacaGATTTTTCAAATGTTTAATAACTCAGATGATTATACTAGTATATGCTTTGAAAACAAagaagaaaacaaaaaattaaatatagaaaatgaaaaaaataataatgttaaaaatggtgaaaatgaagataataataataataataataaggaaaatgaaaatgttgGAGAATTAAAAACTAACAATTTTtcacaaaatataaatatagacataatatataataaactacactacaatttttataaaaacgaGTATGAATTTAATGATGATAtgttttcaatttttaataatatcaaGAGAATTATTGAATTTACTGATAATGAGGAAGAACAAATGAACCTTTTTAATTTAAGAACTAATGCTTTAAAAGATtatgaaaatgaattttataaaatgttaATATCTATACGAGGAACGAAAGATGCGAAAAAGTTTATTACTTCCCAGAAGCAGTAcaataatgaagaagaaaagtatttttctaaagttttaataagtgtaaataaagatgaaaaaaaagaaaataaaaataaagtcaATAGCAATGagaaaattgtaaaaaataatagaacgaaacaaaatatttcatcaaaaaaaaaagaaagtgaAGTGAAAAgagtaattaaaaaagaaataaataaaaatgaaaaatcatCTCCTCTTAAAAAAAGTACTtcaaatattgaaaaaataacaCTTTGtaaggaaaataataaagaaatggATTTTTCTCTAAGCATAAACTCAAATTTATGCAATATTAAAATtgataatgaaattaaaaaggaaaattttaatgaaaccaataaaaatgaaatgaatTATGAAATAAACAATAATTTAACATACAATGAgaaaaacaataataaaaaaaaaatcaatgaagaaaataaagaaatactTAAAGATgacataaataataaaaaaaaagaaaacacaAAAATTACCAAAAGTGTAGTTAAAGAAAACAAGAACAAAAAAACAGATATagttaataaagaattaaataaactaaaggaaatagaaataaatgaaagtATGAATTctgaaaaaaatgagaaaacaatagaaaaaaaaaatgaaaatgaaaatgaaaatttaaaggaagaaaaaaaagacagTTTGAATAATGATAAAACAGGAAAAACTGAAATCAAAAGAATTTTAAACCAATGGGAAAAAATACTAAgagataatatattaaagcttttaaaaaatgattctaattctttttattttaaaattccGGTTTTAGAAGATAAAAGTATTAGTGATAACataaaagaagaatataaaatgaaaataaaaaagccAATGGATTACACAactatttcaaaaaatttgtATGAtggtatatataaaagaccTATTGATTTTTATTCGGACatgaaattaatttataaaaattgtcTTGATTTTAATCCTGGAATATCAGAAAATCAATATATAATTGATGCAGCAAAAAGTAGTGACGAAAAATTTGATAACCTGTGGAATAAGTGGAAGgagaaaatatttaataattattgtgatttgaataataatgtttttaatttatcttattatttagaatttttcaaaaagattacaaaaaaaaaaaaaaaatatagcagTATTTATGCAATGTGGATAGATTATCTTAttagtaataatataaaattgagcgatttttgtaaattaagaaattttaagataaaagaattaaatgaaaaaagtaaatCGAAAGTAGATTTAAATGATATCAACTTAaaagattataaaaaattaaacaaaaacaatttattgttttatatatttaaagaagaatatcaaaacattttaaatttaaaaaaagaagaaaaaattacaaaaaatgccgatgaagaagaaattataaataagaaaGATATAGGAGGAAaacaagaaaataataaaattaaaattattttaagagATTCAAAAATAGAACAAACATGTGgaattaaattaaaaggaaaacaaaataaccttttaactaaaatatttaaagaaaaaaaaaaaaagaaaaaaaatattgttttttttgaagaaaacgtttttgataattatttagataataaaaaaagttgtATGATAAGATGTGATAAAAATGTATTCATAACTGattgtttttattacaaaaatattttcaaaaatctAGATGAATTTCTTGATGAAAACTTAAAGGAAGAAAAcataaaagatatattaaaaagtgAAACTTTAGGAAATGATTCAAATAATGTAGAAAATTGTATTCATGATGAAACATCTATAATACCCGTTTTGAATCGCgaaaatgaagaaagaaatgaaaaCGCAGaaggaaaaattattaatgaaaatgtaTCTTTTACACaacataataataaattggatgaaattaataataataataatagtaattgtttaaataaaaaatctgAAGAAACTTGTAACATTTATTCCtctaaatataataataaagatgaaaatgatgACATATCATCGAGTGCAcataataatgtaaaaaatgaaaaaaaactttttctaaataacaaaaaaatttatttcaatttaaaaaaaaaagagataaataaaattatatgcaAAGAATTCCAGGATGATTATGAAGAATCCTCAAGCGAGCATAGCATTCCTCATGAAAAAACAATACAAGAAAAAGATTCGTTAAatgatttagaaaaaataaatactaaacaaaattttgcttttaatataaatgatcaagtaataaataataattatataaatagcACCAGTAccaataattataatattaacagTCATAGTTTATGCAGTGATTCATTCATagaattaaatgaatttaaaaatttaaattacaaaaaagaaaaaagccAATTTTgtaacaaaagaaaaattcaTGAAGAAAATACAAATGACACCTTGAACAATGTAAAGAAATGCAAAAATATTACAGAAATAAATTGTtcagaaattaataaattagatttaaataattctaataatGTAGAAACAaaggataataataaagatgcTTATAaccatataaaaaatagtgaTGATTCcgttttatttaatataagtaataaaaatttttttaattttaatatattatttgaaaaaaataaaaaattaaaagaagaattttttttaaaaaatcaaataatagaaaaaacgTTGCTTTTAAATTTAGAAATGGAGTATACAAAATTTGTAGATACTTCATTTTTCCCTGTGAGTAATACATACTTTTATAATCATTATTTtgatgataattttttttttttcataagaTCTCGTTTTAAGTtagatttatttataaaaatacaaagaaagaatatttttttatcacaAGAAAgatattttgaatttttaaaaatccATTTAATGAATAAGTGTAGACAAAATAgtgatataaaattttacttaAGTAACTATTCTCCAAATGCTGATGATACACTAATtcaatttttagaaaaatgttttaaaaacttaaatTCAGATTATGGTACGTCAAATTCTTTAAGATTATATGATGCTGCAAATgaaatttcttttcttttatcgCAAATTAGGATATATATTaag GAAATAGATATATTGCTAAGGTTAGATATAGATAAGAAAACAAACATCACTACCATTagtattttaaagaaaaagttgttataa
- a CDS encoding DNA-directed RNA polymerase 2, putative: protein MAEVTFCEECNNILYARSDRKNKKLIYVCRSCEFISHKQNEEHNVVARINYNYNRKEDIYIHPETKNDPALGRVRDWKCKQCGNNEAVFLQLPEKISYNPMALIYVCTDKNCHYWEKEIQQKSDNLYKSDESSDSSEGNDSKISIKEEISGDVIDGERKNNGNNGTIKKNRRKLKKKKDEEEEEEDQLKQELYKILNINEKEYNEEMKLKNENLYDLNIEEYFCEE, encoded by the exons ATGGCTGAAGTTACTTTTTGTGAAGAAtgcaataatattttatatgctAGAAGTGAtcgtaaaaataaaaagctTATTTATGTATGTAGGAGTTGTGAATTTATTTCTCATAAACAAAATGAGGAGCACAATGTTGTAGCAAGAATTAATTACAATTATAATAGAaa ggaagatatatatatacatccaGAAACAAAAAATGATCCAGCATTGGGGAGAGTAAGAGATTGGAAATGCAAACAATGTGGGAACAATGAAGCAGTTTTTTTACAATTACCAGAAAAAATTAGTTATAATCCGATGGCTTTAATTTATGTTTGTACAGATAAGAACTGTCATTATTGGGAGAAAGAAATACAACAAAAGAGTGATAACTTATATAAAAGTGATGAATCATCTGATTCTTCTGAAGGTAACGATTCTAAGATATCCATCAAAGAAGAAATAAGTGGAGATGTTATAGATggagaaagaaaaaataacgGAAATAACGGTactattaagaaaaatagaagaaaattgaaaaaaaaaaaagatgaagagGAGGAAGAAGAGGATCAATTAAAGCAAgagttatataaaatattaaatataaatgaaaaagaatataatgaggaaatgaaattaaaaaatgaaaatttatatgatttaaatatagaagaatatttttgcgaagaatag
- the ERV1 gene encoding FAD-linked sulfhydryl oxidase ERV1, putative, with amino-acid sequence MDIEKCYENSCKDREKIKFFENKNTKKTIYPPDRAEIGRASWLILHTISANYPDKPTEEEKLKHTKFFYAFSNLYPCHICKLDLLHLLKKYQLNCENKVSYSTFIFNLHNMINEEIGKDIYPCDNIQNIIDKYKTKN; translated from the coding sequence ATGGATATTGAAAAATGTTATGAAAATTCGTGTAAAGatagagaaaaaataaaatttttcgaaaataagaatacaaaaaaaactatatatcCACCAGATAGAGCAGAAATAGGTAGAGCATCTTGGCTAATTTTACATACCATATCAGCAAATTACCCTGATAAACCAacagaagaagaaaaattaaaacatacgAAGTTTTTTTATGCCTTCTCAAATTTATATCCATGTCATATTTGTAAGCTTGATCTTTTACaccttttaaaaaaataccaACTAAATTGTGAAAATAAAGTTAGTTACtcaacatttatttttaatttacataatatgataaatgaagaaataggAAAGGATATATATCCATGCGAtaatattcaaaatataatCGATAagtataaaacaaaaaattaa
- a CDS encoding selenocysteine-specific elongation factor selB, putative translates to MINVNIGVLGHVDSGKTSLCKCLSEILSTCALDKHKQSKERGITIDLGFSSFYIKKKVFNSSINSNIEDTLKYNYKNENIDIDTKDNKQNEEIIQICLVDCPGHHSLLKCIVMGAEITDMIFLVIDVNKGIQKQTIECLVLCEIVKSDIIIILNKIDLIPINIREKKINLMKKKILEALSKTNLKNLKYYIISVAAEIKKNTNINYEYNSLHDEKQEENSVTTKKNLVSFKRENKFSECESDITKCIDDDSNKNVNYSCIEKRENHLCESEDVTFLKEEINKENDEKLSKYKNSLNIHLLIDLLTNVLKIPSRDTSSYEEFYFLYDHSFEIKGKGIVYTGTVIKGIIKNNSNIIILPINEKGKIREIQSFKKKVDEGKKGNRLSLLISNNNLKNTKKIERGIIVHEHSKISHFSMFICKVKLVEFYKKNMNNSELLTCIIGFSSSLCYGYFFKKIENSDSKTKELNSSTTSVKGKLIEANKNCENKNFDVNGNYLLINELDFLEQKNKEEQEIYFLVIMKKKIYCFKNEKCIFLKNDDNLNCRICLYGTILDIIDDNHYKNNSFSVNKKPNFSEYEDYKDFKILKEKEKIGLIEKILDNYTLICKNIFNSSTQVSTYLNKKIYIVDSSYQTNKNDLKIQHIGCIMKPFAKNGKFIIHLDDDISYLKNNYKSFIVLIKYYKDIFTKKKIFF, encoded by the coding sequence ATGATAAATGTAAATATTGGAGTACTGGGCCATGTGGATTCAGGGAAGACAAGTTTGTGTAAATGTTTAAGTGAAATATTAAGCACTTGTGCATTAGATAAGCATAAACAAAGTAAAGAAAGAGGAATAACAATAGATTTAggattttcttctttttatataaaaaagaaagtttTTAATTCCTCCATTAATAGCAATATAGAAGAtactttaaaatataattacaaaaatgaaaatatagataTTGATACAAAAGACAATAAGCAGAATGAAGAAATTATTCAAATATGCTTAGTAGATTGCCCTGGTCATCACTCTCTATTAAAGTGTATTGTGATGGGAGCAGAAATAACAGATATgatttttttagttattgATGTTAATAAAGGAATACAAAAACAAACAATTGAATGCTTAGTTTTATGTGAAATAGTAAAAAGtgatataattataatattaaataaaattgatcTAATACCAATAAAtattagagaaaaaaaaataaatttgatgaaaaaaaaaattcttgaAGCATTAAGTAAAACTAatctaaaaaatttaaaatattatataattagtGTAGCAGCtgaaattaagaaaaatacaaatataaattatgaatataatagTTTACATGATGAAAAACAAGAAGAAAACTCAGTAacaactaaaaaaaatttggtATCTTTTAAGagagaaaataaattttcagAATGTGAAAGTGATATAACAAAATGTATAGATGAtgattcaaataaaaatgtaaactATTCATGTAtagaaaaaagagaaaatcaTTTATGTGAAAGTGAAGAtgtaacttttttaaaagaagaaataaataaggaAAATGATGAGAAATTAtctaaatacaaaaatagtttaaatatacatttattgATAGATTTGCTAAcaaatgtattaaaaatacCATCAAGAGATACTTCAAGTTATGaggaattttattttttatatgatcaTTCCTTTGAAATAAAAGGTAAAGGTATCGTTTATACAGGAACTGtcataaaaggtattattaaaaataatagtaatattattatcttaccaataaatgaaaaaggaaaaattagGGAAATTCaaagttttaaaaagaaagtaGATGAGGGAAAAAAGGGAAATAGATTATCTCTTTTAATAtccaataataatttaaaaaatacgaAAAAAATTGAACGAGGAATTATTGTTCATGAACATTCTAAGATATCACATTTTTCTATGTTTATATGTAAAGTAAAATTAGTAGagttttacaaaaaaaacatGAATAATTCGGAATTACTAACATGTATAATTGGTTTTTCTTCTTCTCTCTGTTAtggatatttttttaaaaaaattgaaaattcaGATTCTAAAactaaagaattaaatagtTCTACCACTTCAGTAAAGGGTAAACTAATTGAAGCAAACAAAAAttgtgaaaataaaaattttgatgTAAATggaaattatttattaattaatgaACTAGATTTTTTAGAAcagaaaaataaagaagaacaagaaatatattttttagtaataatgaaaaaaaaaatttattgttttaaaaatgaaaaatgtatttttttaaaaaatgatgataatCTTAATTGCAGAATATGCTTATATGGAACTATTTTAGATATAATAGATGATaatcattataaaaataactcTTTTAGTGTTAATAAAAAACCCAATTTTAGTGAATATGAAGATTATAAAGATTTTAAGATTctgaaagaaaaagaaaaaattggattaatagaaaaaatactTGATAATTATACTTTAATatgcaaaaatatatttaattcgTCCACTCAAGTAAGTACatatttgaataaaaaaatttacattgTTGATTCAAGTTAtcaaacaaataaaaatgatttaaagaTCCAGCATATTGGTTGTATAATGAAACCATTTGCAAAAAATGGGAAGTTCATAATTCATTTAGATGATGATATTTCTTATCTTAAGAACAATTATAAATCATTCATTgtcttaataaaatattataaagatatatttaccaaaaaaaaaatttttttttaa
- a CDS encoding phosphatidate cytidylyltransferase, putative — protein sequence MEDLGVINVLLISLIIFTELKKKVFIFCHFTYIWIFLTLLCNLLISFYVYYNRKNKKKRKFKGTFNYYLTIGSFYKYEKLTNLSKKNSHNFINLYQKGAISIFQLFYYTYLNNIFPFFFFPFFSTLLILKYKILTSEVAILSIIYVNKFVLSSIFLRYVKINILTYIAYNSSFFFVILNLVKINEKLIIIFLFFVLNFTFYHLLLMASFLLTNRVFSFLEGLLLSAIGTLILDCSFYSHLFYYLNNKIIPNILFIFFSKIIISLVIYGICCIYCLQKKIKKGKLFILSSLFFSYNILNLFSNKYDSVDKKNEKVFYVIINIIRKKNNYLLILLWLIITILYLIYIYNLSKKNKNLPYIRKHYHFLLFINVYLSFITKKIELLIISLSFVFLLFILIEIIRKISEDLFPLSNIIKKIITRYIDERDKKGLVLTHIYLLSGVYIPIIIDAIFNDKNYVHKKNQITYNFRESNLILYSIGLNTLCIGDSFAAIGGLLYPKPKIKNTNNKSYAGFLFFFFSTFFSLIIFEYFFENKYLLNLNVFFIISIFGALFEAYLNDIDNLLLPMFTFSVYLSFEN from the exons ATGGAAGATTTAGGAGTAATCAATGTTCtattaatatcattaataatatttacagaattaaaaaaaaaagtttttattttttgtcattttacatatatatggaTATTTTTAACTCTCCTGTGCAACTtacttatttctttttatgtatattacaatagaaagaataaaaaaaaaagaaaattcaaaGGCACTTTCAACTATTATCTAACCATAGGatcattttataaatatgaaaagcTCACCaatttatctaaaaaaaacagtcataattttattaatttatatcaaAAGGGTGCTATTAGtatttttcaattattttattacacatatttaaataacatcttccctttttttttcttcccaTTTTTTTCAACACTTTTGATTCTTAAATACAAAATCTTGACTTCTG aagTTGCGATATTATCtataatatatgtaaataagtTTGTACTTTCAAGTATTTTCCTAAGATatgttaaaattaatatccTAACTTATATTGCATATAACTcatcttttttctttgtaattttaa acttagttaaaattaatgaaaaattaataattatattcctttttttcgtTCTGAATTTTACGTTCTACCATCTATTGTTGATGGCATCCTTTCTCTTAACAAATAG agtaTTTTCATTCTTAGAAGGGTTACTACTAAGTGCTATTGGAACTTTAATTCTTGATTGTTCTTTTTATAgtcatcttttttattatttaaataataaaataattccaaacattttatttatattttttagtaaaatt ATTATCAGTTTGGTTATATATGGAATATGTTGTATATATtgtttacaaaaaaaaataaaaaaaggaaaactttttatattatcatcattattcttttcatataatatattgaatcttttttcaaataaatatgattctgtagataaaaaaa atgaaaaagtattttatgttataataaatataataagaaaaaaaaataattatctcCTAATTTTATTATGGCTTATTATAACTAtactatatttaatttatatttacaacttatcaaaaaaaaataaaaatctcCCTTATATTAGAAAacattatcattttcttctttttataaatgtctatttatcatttataaccaaaaaa AttgaattattaataatatctctttcttttgtatttttattatttattttaattgaaattataagaaaaatttctGAAGATCTATTTCCTTTAtctaatataataaaaaaaatcattaccAG ATATATAGATGAAAGAGACAAAAAAGGATTAGTTCTTACTCATATTTATCTTTTGTCTGG tGTATATATACCAATAATCATAGATGCAATATTTAATGACAAAAATTATGTTcacaaaaaaaatcaaataacTTATAATTTTAGAGAaagtaatttaattttatatagcATTGGATTAAACACATTATGCATAGGAGACtcattt gcTGCAATAGGGGGATTACTATACCCAAAAccaaaaataaagaatacaAACAATAAATCTTATGCTG gttttctgttttttttcttcagtACTTTTTTCTCGTTAATCATTTtcgaatatttttttgaa aacaaatatttattaaatttaaatgttttttttatcatatctATATTCGGTGCCTTGTttgaa gcATACCTTAATGATATAGATAATTTATTGTTACCTATGTTTACTTTTAGTGTTTACTTGAGTTTtgagaattaa